TGCAGCCGCAGCGGGGGCCGTTTGCAAATTGATCCAACGATCCTCGAGCACGAAAGGTTTGCCAGAGGCAAGGTGCAGCGCCGTGACATGCAGACAGGGACAGGTCGTAGAAGATCCGAGGCGGCGCGCCACGCCCTCCGGCGGAAGGCTCGTTGCATGGGTCAGACGCCGATAGCCATAGGTCTTGCCAAGCGCGCCCACCTCTTGCCGGATTACAGGAATGTCGACCGTTGCGCGGCTGAACGGGTGCAGGCCATTGCTGGCTGTACGGCCAGACGATGCGACTGGTTTCCGATCAGGAACGATTGGAACGCATCTGCTGCACGCAACGTGCCGTCACTCTCGACCACAGCATGCGCCCCACCGTCGAGGCAGCGCATACGCTTGCGGTCAACGCAACCGCTGAATGGTGCTGTAGCCCATGGTCGGCCCCGCCCAATGGCGCGATTGCACGACGGCACCATTTGCATCGACCAGATAGGAATTCACCACGCTGCGGTTGGCCTGCCAGCATTCCGCTGTCATGCGCACCCCTTGCACCGAACCAGCGACACTGGTCACGGCTTCTGTTTCCCCGCGCGTAATCTTGCAGTCGGATTTCAGATTTACGATCTGGTTTTCACCATCGAGATAGCGTTGCTGGATCGTGGCAACGCCATCCTCACGGCGCGATACGACCTCAAGCAGCGGCTCTACGCGAGATGACATCAGGTCGTTGCCAAGCCCCCGGGTCGAGACCAGAACACCGTTCAACGTCGTGGCGCTCAGCCGCTCGGAACTGCCATAGGAGGCCCAAGTCTGGTAGGCACCATTCTCTGCAATAGGCCGCAGAACCGCGACCGCTTTGCGGTCCTCCAGAGTATAAAGCAAGACAGGGCCAGTCGTTCTTGACAATGCATCCGTGGCGACTGCCTGCACAATCTTTGGGTCCGGGGTGACGGGCTGCGCGCGGCGCTGCTCAATCAACCTCTTTGTGACGGTAAAAACATTCTCGGAACTCCGCTGGTTCGTACAGCCCGCAAGGACCATGGCGCAGACCAACAGACTCAGCCGAGGCAGGGACGCAGCGATCATCTCCAGAATTTCCCCCAGCTTGCCACGGTGTCGCGCTCGTGCGAGTTTCGCACGGTTTCATAAAGACGGCCCGTCACATTGACGCGCGCGCCCCCATCGCGGGTCAGCGGGCGGATAACGGCGGTTGGGGCCTGCTGTGTGGGCTTCCCGAACAGCCACGAAATCGGGGCGGTAATGCGAATGCCCTTGTCAAATGACCCTTCGCCGAAATCCTGCGCAGAGACATCTGTTTTGGTAGCAAAGGCCCCAACTTTCCAGCCGTTGGCGAATTCCCGGTCAAAACCGATGGTCACGCCCCAATCCCCCGCCAGATACCGGCCGGCGTCGACCTGCGCGTGGTATCCACCGCCGAAATCGTAATAGACCGAGGCATGCCCGTTGAAATCCGGAATGGTGCCACTGACCGTATTGCTGTCGCGCAGGCCAAAGTCACCATCAAAGTCGCGTGGGCGGACGTAGTTCAATTCCGCGCCGATGGCGATGCGGCTGTCCACGGGCCGCCACAACACCTCGGTCGAGACACCCGCATACATCTGTTCGAGGTATCCCAAGGTGATGCGCCCGTAATAATCCGGGGCAAGCCGGTGATATTTGCTGAGTGTCAGCCAATCGACACGAGGCGCATCGGATTGGGCGAATCGCGCCGCATCCGACCGCACGCGCGGAATGCGTGAATTGCTGAAACGGTTGGATTGATCCAGATTGCCGAACAGCTTGACAGAGGTTGCCGCCCGAGCAACCCATCCCCGCCCCAATTCGGCCTGCCCCTGCAAACGCAGCGCGACGTCAAAACGCAGCGGCTCGTCGGGGTCAAACAGGCTGACCCGCGTAAAGGGAAAAATGCTCCATCCGTAGCGCGGAAACTTGCCTAGAACCGGCTCGGGAAGATTGCCGAACCGCAGACTGTCGCGAAAGGTTGCCGCCGCCAGCGCCTCATCCGAGGCCTTGTGCTCTAACCGCTCGATGTCGGTGCGTGAAAAGCTGACCGTGCTGGCAGGGATACCCTTGGCGTAGAGCGTGACGTGAAAATCCTCGACCGAGGCAGGCAGCGCGCGGGTCATTGCGCGCACGGTGCGCCCCAGGGCCTGCGATGTGCGGTCATAGGTCTCATTCTGGATGCCGACATAGGCCGCACGCCCTTCAAGTCGCAGGCGGATCAGGTCAATCTGATCCAAAGCCAGCGTTTCCTCGAGCGATTTCGCAACTTGCGCACGCGCCGCCGGCTGGTCTGCCCAACCAAGATCGCGGGCGGCATCGGGATCTCGCACCGCAACGGGCAGAGGCGCGGGTTCTAACCCGCCCGGAACAGGCATCCCGCGCGGGTTGATCGCGATGGCAAGGCTGACGCCGATTTCTTCGCCATGCAGAACATAGGCCCGGAGATTGGCATCGGGTGCGAATTCGTAATTCAGGCTCGCATTAACCGCCGTGCTTTGCTCAAAAATACCGGCGCGACGTTCGGTGTCATAGCTGTCGGATGAATATTCCAGTGCGAATGTCAGCTTGTCCGATACGTTATAGCTGAACCCCCCAAAGAGGCCGATATCCCCCTTGAACCAGTTGGATATGCTCACGTCCCCGCCGGTGCCCACACCTGCAAAGTTGAACGGTGTTCTCGTTCCGAATCCACCAATCGAGTTGTTGGATCCAAACCGCCCCCAACCCAGACCTGCGGTCACACGCAGACGGCTGCCAACAGATTTCGTGGCAACGATGTATTCCGCGCCAAGCACGCCTGTCCCCAGAAAATCCTGAAGCCCGACCGCGATGGCCGGTGAGTATTCGGTTTCCTTGAACAGCCGGAACCGCAAGTCAAAGCTGCGGTCATAGAAAATATCGAATTGCGGCGTCAGATCCTTGGTGCCGGAATATCGAAAACTGCCTGTCAGCCAAGGGGCCACCTGAAAACTGAGGGTCGTTTTGCTGAACCCGTCGAAATAGGCGATGGTCGTCGACAATTGCGCATCCGGCGCCATCTCGGCGGTGGGCATGTCAATAAGACCGCCCGGGGTGCCATAGTTATTGGTAAGTGTCGTGACCAGATCGTTCGCTGATGCGCCGGTAGCCCCTGTCATAACGGCCACTGCGCCCAAGATGTTTCGCAATCTGATTGTCATCGACTGTTCACCGGTTCCGAGCGCCTTGCAACTTCTCCCGGGCGACCATAACGATCACAGCGCGGCACGGCAATGTGAGTTTCAGCCGTTGCTGTGATTGCTCTTAATTTGTGCAAAAATCCGTCACATCCCGACCAGAAATACCGTGAGCGTAACGCCAACCGCACCGACCAGGCACCCAAGCCCGGCCCAAAGCGCGCGCTCGGGCCAGACCGCGCGTTTGACCGGCACCGGCGCTGCGGTTTGCCGGATAAGCGCAGCCTCGACCAGCCCCGGCAACCTTGGACCATAGCGCGACAGAACCATGGCCGTGCGCCCCAGATCCCGCAGAGCGGCGCGCGGTCCGATGGTCTTTTTGATGTAGTCCTCGACCACAGGTTTTGCGACCTGCCAGATATTGATCTGTGGATTGAGGCTGCGCGCCACGCCTTCAACCACAACCATCGTCCGCTGCAACAGGATCAGTTCGGTGCGCGTTTCCATGCCGAACCGCTCTGTGACCTCAAAGAGGTAGCTAAGCAGGCTGCCCATGGAAATCTTGCTGGCATCCATGCCAAAAATCGGCTCACCGACCGCGCGCAGCGCACGGGCAAAGGCATCGACATCCCGGTCCGCAGGCACATAGCCCGCCTCAAAATGCACCTCGGCGACGCGGCGGTAATCGCGTTTGATAAATCCATAAAGGATCTCGGCATAAACCCGGCGGGTATATTCGTCGATATGCCCCATGATACCGAAATCATAGGCAATGATATCGCCATTCCCGGAAACCTTGAGATTGCCCTGATGCATATCGGCGTGGAAATAGCCATCACGCAGCGCATGGCTGAGGAAGAGCTGCAACACCCGTTCGCCCAATTCGGCGCGATCATGTCCTGCGGCATCCAGCGCGGCATTGTCCCCAAGCGGCAAACCGTCGGCCCAAGACATGGTCATCACTCGGCGCGAAGAAAGCGGCCATTGCACCGTCGGCAACTGAAACCCGGCATCCTTGGCGGTATTGGCCGCAAATTCCGAGGCCGAAGCCGCCTCAAGACGCAGATCAAGTTCACCCATCACCACGCCCTCGAAATGGGCGATGACATCGGTTGGGCGCAATCGGCGCGCACCGGGGGCCAAAAGCTCGACCATGCGCGCGGCAAAATAAAAGGCGTCGATGTCGCGACGAAAGGCCCGTTCGATCCCCGGACGCAGAACCTTGACGGCAACCGCCTCGCCCGTATCGCGCAGCCGCGCCTTGTGGACTTGCGCGATAGAGGCGGCGGCCACGGGCGGGCTGAAATCATCAAAGATGTCTTCGACCGGTCGGCCGAGTTCCTGCGCGATACTGCGCTTGGCCAGATCCACCGAAAAGGGCGGTAACTTATCCTGCAACACCCGCAGATGCGTTGCCAATTCCTCGCCCACCAGATCGGGACGGGTGCTGAGGATCTGGCCAAACTTGATATAGGCAGGCCCCAGAGCGGTCAGCGCACGCGGCGCGGGCGGAGTGGCAAGATCGCCCTTGTCCCCTAGCCATTGAAACGGCCAAGCCAGAAAACGCATCGTGCCGCGCACCAAGGGTGGGGCCTCGAAGGCATCCATGATGAGGCCCATCGCCCCCGTGCGTTCCAGCGTCGCCCCGGTTCGGATGAGGCGCAGGATATTGTGCGGGCCACGCATCGCTCAGATCTTCCAGCCGGAATGCAGACAGGCAATGCCCATGCTCAGATTGCGGTATTTGGCATTCTCGAACCCGGCTTGCCGGACCATCCCCAGAAACGTCTCTTGATCGGGAAATTGGCGGATGGATTCGACAAGATACTGATAGCTGTCGCGATCATTGGCGATCATCTGCCCCAGACGCGGGATGATGTTGAAACTGTAGAGGTCATAAACCTTTTGCATCAACTCATTGGGGATTTGGCTGAATTCCAGCACCATCAGCCGCCCACCGGGCTTGAGCACGCGAAACGCCTCGTTCAGCGCCTCTTGGGGGCGGGTCACATTGCGGATGCCGAAACTGATCGTGTAGACGTCGAAACTCGAATCCGGAAAGGGCAGCGCCATCGCATCGCCCACCACCCAATCAAGGCTGTCTGCCATACTCTCGGCCTCGGCGCGCTTGCGCCCCTCGACCAGCATCGGCTCTGTCAGATCAAGCACGGTGGCATGACCATGCCCGGCCCGCTTGAGAAAGCGAAAAGAGATATCTCCCGTGCCCCCCGCCACATCAAGAAGGCGTTGGCCTGCGCGCGGGGCCAGCCAATCCATCATCGCATCTTTCCAGATTCGATGGATACCAAGGGACATGGCATCATTCATCACGTCGTATTTACTGGCCACGCTGCCAAACACGCCGCGCACACGCCCGGCCTTTTCCGACTCGGGGATATCCTGAAATCCAAAATGCGTGGTTTTCTCGTTCATGGGCCTTGCCGCTCTTGTGTCTCGCCTTTCTTATAGGGCTATGACAGGGGGTTACAATGCGCCCCTTGTGCCCATAGAGGTCCGATATGCCAGAATTGCCCGAGGTTGAGACAGTCCGCCGCGGCCTGACCCCGGTGATGGAGGGGCAGGTGATCGCCTCTGCCTCCGTGAACCGTCCAGATTTGCGTTGGCCATTTCCGCCCAATATGGCGGCACGGCTGACTGGTCAGACCGTGACAGCGCTGCGACGACGCTCGAAATACATTCTCGCCGATCTGACATCCGGCGA
The nucleotide sequence above comes from Roseovarius mucosus. Encoded proteins:
- a CDS encoding YjbF family lipoprotein, with product MLYTLEDRKAVAVLRPIAENGAYQTWASYGSSERLSATTLNGVLVSTRGLGNDLMSSRVEPLLEVVSRREDGVATIQQRYLDGENQIVNLKSDCKITRGETEAVTSVAGSVQGVRMTAECWQANRSVVNSYLVDANGAVVQSRHWAGPTMGYSTIQRLR
- a CDS encoding YjbH domain-containing protein, with amino-acid sequence MTIRLRNILGAVAVMTGATGASANDLVTTLTNNYGTPGGLIDMPTAEMAPDAQLSTTIAYFDGFSKTTLSFQVAPWLTGSFRYSGTKDLTPQFDIFYDRSFDLRFRLFKETEYSPAIAVGLQDFLGTGVLGAEYIVATKSVGSRLRVTAGLGWGRFGSNNSIGGFGTRTPFNFAGVGTGGDVSISNWFKGDIGLFGGFSYNVSDKLTFALEYSSDSYDTERRAGIFEQSTAVNASLNYEFAPDANLRAYVLHGEEIGVSLAIAINPRGMPVPGGLEPAPLPVAVRDPDAARDLGWADQPAARAQVAKSLEETLALDQIDLIRLRLEGRAAYVGIQNETYDRTSQALGRTVRAMTRALPASVEDFHVTLYAKGIPASTVSFSRTDIERLEHKASDEALAAATFRDSLRFGNLPEPVLGKFPRYGWSIFPFTRVSLFDPDEPLRFDVALRLQGQAELGRGWVARAATSVKLFGNLDQSNRFSNSRIPRVRSDAARFAQSDAPRVDWLTLSKYHRLAPDYYGRITLGYLEQMYAGVSTEVLWRPVDSRIAIGAELNYVRPRDFDGDFGLRDSNTVSGTIPDFNGHASVYYDFGGGYHAQVDAGRYLAGDWGVTIGFDREFANGWKVGAFATKTDVSAQDFGEGSFDKGIRITAPISWLFGKPTQQAPTAVIRPLTRDGGARVNVTGRLYETVRNSHERDTVASWGKFWR
- the ubiB gene encoding 2-polyprenylphenol 6-hydroxylase, coding for MRGPHNILRLIRTGATLERTGAMGLIMDAFEAPPLVRGTMRFLAWPFQWLGDKGDLATPPAPRALTALGPAYIKFGQILSTRPDLVGEELATHLRVLQDKLPPFSVDLAKRSIAQELGRPVEDIFDDFSPPVAAASIAQVHKARLRDTGEAVAVKVLRPGIERAFRRDIDAFYFAARMVELLAPGARRLRPTDVIAHFEGVVMGELDLRLEAASASEFAANTAKDAGFQLPTVQWPLSSRRVMTMSWADGLPLGDNAALDAAGHDRAELGERVLQLFLSHALRDGYFHADMHQGNLKVSGNGDIIAYDFGIMGHIDEYTRRVYAEILYGFIKRDYRRVAEVHFEAGYVPADRDVDAFARALRAVGEPIFGMDASKISMGSLLSYLFEVTERFGMETRTELILLQRTMVVVEGVARSLNPQINIWQVAKPVVEDYIKKTIGPRAALRDLGRTAMVLSRYGPRLPGLVEAALIRQTAAPVPVKRAVWPERALWAGLGCLVGAVGVTLTVFLVGM
- the ubiE gene encoding bifunctional demethylmenaquinone methyltransferase/2-methoxy-6-polyprenyl-1,4-benzoquinol methylase UbiE, with product MNEKTTHFGFQDIPESEKAGRVRGVFGSVASKYDVMNDAMSLGIHRIWKDAMMDWLAPRAGQRLLDVAGGTGDISFRFLKRAGHGHATVLDLTEPMLVEGRKRAEAESMADSLDWVVGDAMALPFPDSSFDVYTISFGIRNVTRPQEALNEAFRVLKPGGRLMVLEFSQIPNELMQKVYDLYSFNIIPRLGQMIANDRDSYQYLVESIRQFPDQETFLGMVRQAGFENAKYRNLSMGIACLHSGWKI